The following are from one region of the Abiotrophia defectiva ATCC 49176 genome:
- a CDS encoding oxaloacetate decarboxylase subunit alpha, translating into MSKLIRITETVLRDGQQSQIATRMTTEDMLPILKTLDQAGFHALEVWGGATFDSCIRFLNEDPWERLRQIRAAVKNTKLQMLLRGQNLLGYRNYADDVVKLFVQKSVENGIDIIRIFDALNDVRNLQTSIEATKEAGGLAQTAISYTTSPVHTLDYYVDLVGRMAKFGADSICIKDMAGVLTPQAGYELVSRIKDKVDLPLEVHTHATSGISEMTYLKVAEAGADIIDTALSSFSGGTSQPATESMVLALEDLGFKTGVDMKEVEAVAAYFNGIRDKFRAEGILNPKVKDTEPKTLIYQVPGGMLSNLLSQLTEQGLADKYDQVLAEVPKVRADLGYPPLVTPLSQMVGTQAVMNVISGQRYKMVPKEIKDYVLGHYGQAPAKIDPEVKQTIIGDAEVVTVRPADLIEPQLSELREEIKDYAKSDEDVLMYALFPQQAKDYLGRREDPYYDVPVQTVEVSLDLQ; encoded by the coding sequence ATGAGCAAATTAATTCGTATCACTGAAACAGTTTTACGGGATGGCCAACAAAGCCAAATTGCCACTCGTATGACAACGGAAGATATGTTGCCAATTTTGAAAACCCTGGATCAAGCGGGCTTCCATGCCCTAGAAGTATGGGGCGGTGCGACCTTTGACTCTTGCATCCGCTTCTTAAATGAAGATCCTTGGGAACGTCTGCGTCAAATTCGCGCAGCGGTCAAAAACACCAAGTTACAAATGCTCTTGCGGGGTCAAAACCTGCTAGGTTACCGTAACTATGCGGACGATGTAGTGAAGCTCTTCGTGCAAAAATCAGTCGAAAATGGGATTGATATTATCCGTATCTTCGATGCCTTGAACGATGTGCGCAACCTACAGACTTCGATTGAAGCAACCAAGGAAGCAGGGGGCTTGGCTCAAACAGCTATCTCCTACACCACTAGTCCAGTCCACACCCTAGACTACTATGTGGACTTGGTAGGACGCATGGCCAAATTCGGGGCAGATTCTATCTGTATCAAGGATATGGCAGGGGTGCTAACACCGCAAGCGGGTTATGAATTGGTTAGCCGTATCAAGGATAAGGTAGATTTACCTTTGGAAGTCCACACCCATGCAACTAGCGGGATTTCTGAGATGACCTACCTCAAGGTAGCAGAAGCCGGGGCCGACATTATCGACACAGCCTTGTCATCCTTCTCTGGCGGGACTAGCCAGCCAGCGACAGAATCTATGGTCTTAGCCTTAGAAGACTTAGGCTTCAAGACAGGCGTGGATATGAAAGAAGTAGAAGCGGTAGCGGCTTACTTCAATGGTATCCGCGACAAGTTCCGGGCTGAAGGTATTCTCAATCCTAAGGTTAAGGACACCGAACCTAAGACCTTGATTTATCAAGTGCCTGGCGGTATGTTATCCAACTTACTCAGCCAATTAACTGAACAAGGTTTGGCTGACAAGTACGATCAAGTGTTAGCTGAAGTACCAAAAGTGCGGGCTGATTTAGGTTATCCACCACTGGTAACGCCATTATCACAAATGGTAGGGACCCAGGCGGTGATGAACGTTATCTCTGGTCAACGCTACAAGATGGTGCCTAAGGAAATCAAGGACTATGTCTTAGGACACTATGGTCAAGCGCCAGCCAAGATTGATCCAGAAGTCAAGCAAACCATCATTGGGGACGCAGAAGTCGTAACGGTAAGACCTGCTGACTTGATTGAGCCGCAATTATCAGAATTGCGGGAAGAAATTAAGGACTACGCTAAGTCTGACGAGGATGTGCTCATGTATGCCCTCTTCCCACAACAAGCCAAGGATTACCTAGGCCGCCGGGAAGATCCTTACTATGATGTGCCTGTGCAGACAGTGGAAGTATCCTTGGACTTACAATAA
- a CDS encoding HAD-IIB family hydrolase has protein sequence MRNLFVTDLDGTFVKDSVTVNAADLAAYHTAKELGDFSIATGRSLAEIQYIVQGNDLDVTHMIGFNGAVVTRYAQLLAEHHLPEDVTPKLLAYFKEHKLIFDALDGQRRIGNFDHEHKQRLWNMPLICLPDPYPALEGHRLYKVNVRPSAETADFYLADLQAKFPQLATYKSGSTRLEVTAQGVSKASGLAIIRSDYDRLVVFGDSGNDSDMFAVADISYCMDHAPVEVQAQATHVVASFADAMAHFQAHYL, from the coding sequence ATGCGTAACCTCTTTGTGACAGACTTAGATGGTACCTTCGTCAAGGATTCTGTCACGGTCAATGCAGCTGATTTGGCGGCCTACCATACCGCCAAAGAGCTGGGCGACTTCTCCATCGCCACTGGCCGCTCCCTGGCAGAGATCCAGTACATTGTCCAAGGCAATGACCTCGATGTCACGCATATGATTGGCTTCAATGGGGCAGTTGTTACTCGCTATGCCCAACTCCTGGCCGAGCATCACTTACCTGAAGACGTTACCCCCAAGCTACTGGCTTATTTCAAGGAGCACAAGTTAATCTTTGATGCCCTAGACGGTCAACGTCGCATTGGTAACTTCGACCACGAGCATAAGCAACGGCTCTGGAATATGCCTTTGATTTGCTTGCCAGATCCTTATCCGGCCTTAGAAGGTCATCGCCTCTACAAGGTCAATGTCCGCCCAAGTGCTGAGACCGCCGACTTCTACCTAGCTGACCTGCAAGCCAAGTTTCCTCAACTGGCTACCTATAAATCAGGCTCTACGCGGCTAGAAGTAACGGCCCAAGGGGTCTCCAAGGCCTCCGGCTTAGCCATCATCCGGTCTGACTATGACCGCCTGGTAGTCTTTGGCGACTCAGGCAATGACAGCGACATGTTCGCAGTGGCTGACATCTCCTATTGTATGGATCATGCCCCAGTCGAGGTTCAAGCCCAAGCCACGCATGTGGTAGCTAGCTTCGCTGACGCCATGGCCCATTTCCAAGCACACTATCTATAA
- a CDS encoding PTS transporter subunit EIIC — translation MSQKNKFVYAFEQFGRSFLLPVSVLPGAGIIKGIGTAFSNSDTLKMFPVLQNQIFQFIMKFFITLGDTAFNNLPIIFAVGVAVGLAKREKGSAALSGVLGFIVLHSVLNFLLVQSHRLVDTSKLSSAEAKLAMANAMQTKVMGIQTLDLSVFGGIIVGVVVFFVHRWAVKKQLPALIGFFSGPRFVPIVTIVAMAFVSVILFFIWPPIQQGISILSVFILKSGPLGTFLYGLVERALLPFGLHHGLNWPVRTTELGGTWTINGERVVGTINAYLASLADPNITSIDPSITRFNGGKFVYFMFGLSGAAYAMYKTADPKKRKVVGSLLFAAAGTAFLTGITEPIEFTFLFVAPILYVAHAFMAGAALLVMHLLGAGVATPTGHGFINLIIYGVLQGPKTHWWLVFIVGVPCFILYYYVFRLLILKFNLKTPGREDSDEVKLSSKKEAREKLGVTINQVGQDNSNNDLHPEDQALLNSGTAMKTIPDSPEGIYQQALGLIAAHGGPDNIEEVNACITRLRINVKDKTQVDKDTIVHQLGALGFAENDMQMQSIYGAHANVLKMEIQDILGMEE, via the coding sequence ATGAGTCAAAAAAACAAATTTGTTTATGCCTTTGAGCAGTTTGGCCGATCCTTCCTCTTACCTGTTTCGGTCTTGCCAGGGGCCGGGATTATTAAGGGGATTGGGACTGCCTTTTCTAACTCAGATACCTTGAAGATGTTCCCTGTTCTTCAGAACCAAATCTTCCAATTCATTATGAAATTCTTTATTACTTTAGGGGACACAGCCTTCAACAACCTACCTATTATCTTCGCTGTCGGCGTCGCCGTTGGTTTAGCCAAACGCGAAAAAGGTTCTGCTGCCCTATCTGGGGTACTCGGTTTTATCGTCTTACACTCCGTCCTCAACTTCCTCCTAGTCCAAAGCCATCGCTTGGTGGACACCAGCAAGTTATCCAGCGCTGAAGCTAAACTAGCTATGGCTAATGCCATGCAGACTAAGGTCATGGGGATTCAAACCCTGGACCTCAGCGTCTTCGGGGGGATTATCGTCGGGGTCGTGGTCTTCTTCGTTCACCGTTGGGCGGTTAAGAAACAATTACCTGCCCTAATCGGCTTCTTCAGTGGCCCACGTTTCGTACCGATTGTAACCATCGTTGCCATGGCCTTTGTCTCTGTTATCCTCTTCTTTATCTGGCCACCAATCCAACAAGGGATTTCGATTTTGTCCGTCTTCATCCTCAAATCTGGTCCGCTAGGTACCTTCCTCTACGGGCTAGTTGAACGGGCACTCCTACCATTTGGTCTCCACCACGGGCTTAACTGGCCAGTACGCACCACTGAATTAGGTGGGACCTGGACCATCAATGGCGAACGCGTTGTAGGTACCATCAATGCCTACCTAGCTTCCCTTGCGGATCCTAACATCACTTCAATCGACCCATCCATTACCCGTTTCAACGGCGGGAAGTTCGTTTACTTCATGTTTGGTTTATCTGGGGCTGCCTACGCTATGTACAAGACAGCCGATCCTAAGAAACGTAAAGTCGTAGGTTCTCTGCTCTTCGCAGCTGCTGGTACTGCCTTCTTAACCGGGATTACCGAACCAATTGAATTTACCTTCCTCTTCGTTGCCCCAATCCTCTATGTTGCCCACGCCTTCATGGCGGGTGCTGCCTTATTGGTAATGCACCTCTTAGGTGCTGGGGTGGCAACCCCAACCGGTCACGGTTTTATCAACTTAATCATCTATGGCGTCCTACAAGGGCCTAAGACCCACTGGTGGTTAGTCTTCATCGTCGGCGTACCTTGCTTCATCCTATACTACTATGTCTTCCGCTTGCTCATCCTTAAATTCAACTTGAAGACACCAGGTCGTGAAGATAGCGATGAAGTCAAACTTTCAAGCAAGAAAGAAGCGCGCGAAAAACTGGGTGTTACCATTAACCAAGTCGGCCAAGACAACAGTAACAATGACTTACACCCTGAAGACCAAGCCCTGCTAAACTCAGGCACTGCCATGAAGACCATTCCTGACAGTCCCGAAGGTATCTATCAACAAGCCCTGGGCTTGATTGCCGCTCACGGTGGCCCTGACAACATTGAAGAAGTCAACGCCTGCATCACCCGCCTGCGGATTAATGTCAAAGACAAAACCCAAGTAGATAAAGACACCATCGTTCACCAACTAGGTGCCCTAGGCTTCGCCGAAAACGACATGCAAATGCAATCCATCTATGGGGCCCACGCCAATGTCTTGAAAATGGAGATCCAAGACATCCTCGGCATGGAGGAATAA
- a CDS encoding MurR/RpiR family transcriptional regulator, which yields MFFVNLKAHYEELSVYEQEVIDYLMKQDNIEAQTLKSIGAALHLSASTIVRAGKKLGYATFNELKYDLRRSKESNQESHHLEASHFDLMKAQLTDEFQRTMALLAQADFESVADRVLAARRVFCVGIGSSYMPMSDFNRKLKLIDVWANDFFEQYSIERIPDIATKEDVIVVFSLGGANKTVNETLLKARQKGTHIVAITSLTHHPLAKLSDQLIQIYDAPKARKKIRSRLMLNLAGTLLFETLLKRQAAQQEQA from the coding sequence ATGTTTTTCGTCAATCTAAAGGCTCACTATGAAGAATTATCGGTCTATGAACAGGAAGTCATCGACTATCTCATGAAGCAGGACAATATCGAGGCCCAGACCCTTAAGTCTATTGGGGCGGCCCTGCATTTATCAGCTTCGACTATTGTGCGGGCAGGCAAGAAGTTAGGCTATGCTACCTTCAATGAACTCAAGTATGACCTGCGCCGTAGTAAGGAGTCCAATCAGGAGTCCCATCATCTGGAGGCCAGTCACTTTGACTTGATGAAGGCCCAATTGACGGACGAGTTCCAACGGACCATGGCCCTATTAGCCCAGGCCGATTTCGAGTCGGTGGCCGATCGGGTCTTGGCGGCGCGTCGGGTCTTCTGCGTGGGGATTGGGTCTAGCTATATGCCCATGTCTGACTTTAACCGTAAGCTCAAGCTCATTGATGTCTGGGCCAATGACTTCTTCGAACAGTATAGTATTGAACGCATTCCTGATATTGCCACCAAAGAAGATGTCATCGTGGTCTTCTCCCTAGGCGGGGCCAACAAGACGGTCAATGAGACCTTGCTTAAGGCTCGCCAAAAGGGGACCCATATTGTGGCCATTACCAGCCTGACCCATCATCCTTTGGCCAAACTCAGTGATCAACTGATTCAGATTTATGATGCGCCTAAGGCGCGCAAGAAGATTCGGTCCCGGCTCATGCTCAACCTGGCCGGAACCCTCCTCTTCGAGACCTTACTCAAACGCCAGGCCGCCCAACAAGAGCAGGCCTAG